One stretch of Methylococcus capsulatus DNA includes these proteins:
- the recJ gene encoding single-stranded-DNA-specific exonuclease RecJ gives MCIAEPFPQAKPPDASPLLTRLYQSRSVFVPEDLGRSLNELPPPSLLKGMDAMTAELEAAIRGQKSIMIVADFDADGATSCAVAMRGLRALGAEQVSFIVPNRFTCGYGLTPELVELICRGSATPPDVLVTVDTGIACHAGVAAAKARGMKVLVTDHHLPGESLPAADAIVNPNLPGDEFPGKALAGVGVIFYVLSGLRSRLRESGWFEGARQPPNLAELLDLVALGTVADVVPLDRVNRILVHQGLQRIRAGRACPGIQALLEVADRNRGAAVPTAGTLGFTLGPRLNAAGRLDDMSLGIACLLADDMVAARELAELLDQMNRERKTIEAQMQAEAWEMLQIAIPQQSDPRTGSAAIVFDPAWHQGVIGILASRIKDRLHRPVIAFAQGEDGLLKGSARSISGVHVRDVLCAVSARHPGLIVRFGGHAMAAGLTIEESRLAAFTAAFEAEVADLLEGVDLEHTVVTDGELPAADFHLDTARCLRDAGPWGQGFPEPLFDGEFEVLGMRIVGEKHLRLRLQVPGAARQVEGIAFFVADPPEWLGCRRLRAAFRLDVNEFRGVSSLQLGIEYMEPVS, from the coding sequence GTGTGCATCGCGGAGCCGTTTCCACAGGCTAAGCCGCCGGATGCTTCGCCCCTGCTCACCCGCCTTTACCAAAGCCGTTCGGTTTTCGTGCCCGAAGATTTGGGGCGCTCGCTGAACGAACTTCCGCCGCCTTCGTTGTTGAAAGGCATGGATGCGATGACGGCGGAGCTCGAAGCTGCAATCCGCGGGCAGAAGTCGATCATGATCGTGGCCGATTTCGATGCGGACGGTGCGACGAGCTGCGCGGTGGCGATGCGGGGCTTGCGGGCGCTGGGCGCGGAGCAGGTGTCCTTCATCGTGCCCAATCGGTTTACTTGCGGTTATGGTCTCACACCGGAGCTGGTCGAACTGATATGTCGTGGCAGCGCCACTCCCCCCGATGTGCTTGTTACCGTGGATACCGGCATTGCCTGTCATGCGGGCGTGGCGGCGGCCAAGGCGAGGGGCATGAAGGTGCTGGTCACCGATCACCACTTGCCTGGGGAGTCGCTGCCCGCGGCGGATGCTATCGTCAACCCCAATCTGCCAGGCGACGAATTTCCCGGGAAGGCGCTGGCCGGTGTCGGCGTCATTTTCTATGTGCTTTCGGGACTGCGCAGCCGCCTGCGCGAGAGCGGCTGGTTCGAAGGCGCTCGGCAACCGCCCAACCTGGCGGAATTGCTGGACCTGGTAGCACTGGGAACGGTGGCGGATGTGGTTCCCCTGGACCGGGTCAACCGTATCCTGGTGCATCAGGGATTGCAGCGCATTCGCGCAGGGCGTGCCTGCCCGGGCATCCAGGCGCTGCTGGAGGTGGCCGATAGGAATCGGGGCGCGGCCGTTCCGACAGCGGGTACCCTTGGATTCACGCTGGGGCCGCGGCTGAACGCGGCCGGCAGGCTGGACGACATGAGCCTGGGTATCGCCTGCCTGCTGGCGGATGATATGGTCGCGGCGAGGGAGCTTGCGGAGCTGCTGGATCAGATGAACCGCGAGCGGAAGACGATCGAGGCCCAGATGCAGGCCGAGGCTTGGGAGATGCTCCAGATCGCGATCCCGCAGCAATCCGACCCTCGGACCGGCTCGGCCGCGATCGTCTTCGATCCCGCTTGGCATCAGGGGGTGATCGGTATTTTGGCCTCGCGGATCAAAGACCGGCTGCATCGGCCGGTGATCGCGTTCGCACAGGGCGAGGACGGTCTGCTTAAAGGGTCGGCGCGGTCGATCTCCGGGGTGCACGTGCGTGACGTCCTGTGTGCGGTCTCGGCCCGCCATCCCGGCTTGATCGTTCGCTTCGGCGGCCACGCAATGGCGGCCGGCCTCACCATCGAGGAGAGCCGGCTGGCGGCGTTCACGGCGGCATTCGAGGCGGAAGTTGCGGATTTGCTCGAAGGGGTGGACTTGGAGCATACGGTGGTCACGGATGGGGAGCTGCCGGCGGCCGACTTCCATCTCGATACAGCGCGCTGCCTGCGCGATGCCGGCCCTTGGGGGCAGGGGTTCCCCGAACCCTTGTTCGACGGGGAGTTCGAGGTGCTGGGTATGCGGATCGTCGGTGAGAAGCATCTTCGCTTGAGGCTCCAGGTGCCTGGTGCGGCGCGCCAAGTGGAAGGGATTGCGTTCTTCGTCGCTGATCCACCGGAATGGCTGGGATGCCGTCGGCTGCGCGCAGCCTTCCGGCTGGACGTCAACGAGTTTCGGGGCGTTTCCAGCCTTCAACTCGGCATCGAGTATATGGAGCCGGTGTCCTAG
- a CDS encoding ABC transporter ATP-binding protein, producing MSYAIQAESVGKSFILHHQRNRPNDSLRDALAGSLSHLSRSLLRRARRNQRDETEEFWALKDISFQIRPGERIGLLGRNGAGKSTLLKILSRTLEPSTGRIRIRGRIASLLEVGTGFHPELTGRENIYFNGAMLGMSKAEISRKFDEIVEFAEVEQFLDTPVKHYSSGMYVRLGFAVAAHIDPEILIVDEVLAVGDARFQKKSIGKMHEIGQEGRTLLFVSHNMNSIMQLTQRALLLDHGKIVCDSDTSQTITKYLSAEATEDGRLPLKTKVDWLRGLNFRWLREETAAGFNKPLNFALGFITTQRAFRLVFTLSFINTIGALVLTCKAQLDDLEPGLHRFGLHIRDHHLTPGTYFVRLDLWGSEEHLFEQENIITIDLFAASTDDRLIQNISRRRGDKLGCYAPIALQILPASESHQHD from the coding sequence ATGTCTTACGCAATCCAAGCCGAATCCGTCGGCAAGTCTTTCATCCTCCACCATCAGCGCAACCGCCCCAACGACAGTCTACGGGACGCCCTGGCCGGCTCGTTATCCCACCTCAGCCGTTCCCTCCTCCGCCGCGCCCGCAGAAACCAGCGAGACGAGACGGAAGAATTCTGGGCACTGAAGGACATCTCTTTTCAAATCCGGCCCGGCGAAAGAATCGGACTCCTGGGCCGGAACGGCGCGGGCAAATCGACCCTCTTGAAAATTCTCTCGCGCACGCTGGAGCCTTCCACCGGCAGGATCAGAATCCGGGGACGCATCGCCAGCCTGCTCGAGGTGGGCACCGGTTTCCATCCTGAATTGACAGGGCGAGAAAACATCTACTTCAATGGCGCCATGCTGGGCATGTCGAAGGCCGAAATCAGCAGGAAATTCGACGAAATCGTCGAGTTCGCCGAGGTCGAGCAGTTCCTCGATACCCCGGTCAAGCATTACTCGTCCGGCATGTATGTCCGCCTTGGCTTTGCCGTCGCGGCCCATATTGATCCCGAGATTTTGATCGTTGATGAAGTCCTTGCTGTTGGTGACGCCCGATTCCAGAAAAAATCCATCGGAAAAATGCACGAAATCGGACAGGAAGGGCGCACCTTATTGTTCGTCAGCCACAACATGAATTCCATCATGCAATTGACGCAGCGGGCATTGCTGCTCGATCATGGAAAAATAGTTTGCGATTCTGATACCAGCCAAACCATTACCAAATATTTAAGTGCCGAGGCCACCGAAGACGGTCGCTTGCCATTGAAAACCAAAGTTGATTGGCTTCGTGGGCTAAACTTCCGATGGCTACGGGAAGAAACCGCTGCAGGCTTCAATAAGCCGCTGAATTTTGCACTAGGATTTATCACGACGCAGCGCGCCTTTCGGCTTGTATTCACCCTCAGTTTCATAAACACCATTGGGGCACTGGTACTGACATGTAAAGCTCAACTGGATGATCTCGAACCTGGACTACATCGATTCGGCCTCCACATTAGGGACCACCATCTGACGCCCGGCACCTATTTTGTCAGACTTGACTTATGGGGCTCCGAGGAACACCTTTTCGAGCAAGAAAACATTATTACCATCGATCTATTTGCGGCCAGCACGGACGATCGCCTGATTCAAAATATCAGTAGGCGCAGAGGAGACAAACTGGGATGCTACGCCCCCATTGCACTTCAAATTCTCCCCGCATCAGAAAGCCATCAACACGATTAA
- a CDS encoding ABC transporter permease — translation MSSHPEIIIEAGKSERHYWRDVWRYRELFYFLAWRDILVRYKQTAIGLAWALVRPLFTIIVFTLIFGRLARLPSEGAPYAALVLVGMIPWQFFASAVNEASLGLANKENIITKVYFPRIIIPISGVIVNLVELAVGLAMLAVLLAWQQVAVTLNILFLPLILLLALLLTFGCAVWVSALSVRFRDFRQIVPFALQMGLYISPIAYSAAIIPERWRAWYALNPFTGIIEGLRWSVFANSPTPPVQELAISLGMATLATASGIAYFRSIEKRFAELL, via the coding sequence GTGTCCAGCCATCCAGAAATCATCATAGAAGCAGGAAAAAGCGAACGCCATTACTGGAGAGATGTCTGGCGTTACCGTGAGCTGTTTTATTTTCTGGCCTGGCGCGACATTCTGGTCAGGTATAAACAGACCGCGATCGGTTTAGCCTGGGCGCTGGTCCGGCCTTTGTTCACCATCATCGTGTTCACTCTGATTTTCGGACGGCTCGCCCGCCTTCCCTCCGAAGGAGCGCCCTACGCCGCCCTGGTATTGGTGGGGATGATTCCCTGGCAGTTTTTCGCGAGTGCGGTCAACGAAGCCAGCCTTGGCCTTGCGAACAAGGAGAACATCATCACCAAGGTCTATTTCCCGCGCATCATCATTCCGATCAGCGGGGTCATCGTCAATTTGGTCGAACTCGCCGTCGGGCTGGCCATGCTGGCCGTGTTGCTGGCCTGGCAGCAGGTCGCGGTGACCCTGAACATACTTTTCCTGCCGCTCATCCTTCTGTTGGCCCTGCTGCTCACTTTCGGTTGCGCCGTCTGGGTTTCCGCATTGAGCGTACGCTTCCGCGATTTCCGCCAAATCGTGCCGTTCGCCTTGCAGATGGGCCTCTATATTTCGCCCATCGCCTACAGCGCGGCGATCATCCCCGAGCGCTGGCGCGCCTGGTACGCGCTCAACCCTTTCACCGGGATCATCGAGGGACTGCGCTGGTCGGTCTTTGCCAATTCACCAACGCCACCCGTCCAGGAGCTTGCAATATCGCTGGGCATGGCCACCCTCGCAACTGCCAGCGGCATCGCCTATTTCCGCAGCATCGAAAAGCGTTTCGCCGAACTGCTCTGA
- a CDS encoding efflux RND transporter permease subunit produces MFGTFINRPVMAISLSLLIVFMGFLSIKSLPVSQFPDIAPPRVTVTLSFPGASADVLVKSSIITIERAINGVPGMKYMVSAATSAGEATIQILFDLGIDPLQAMIDVKTRLDTTMSRLPQLVTLEGVWVQRIQPSMLMYINLFSKDRNADQKFLFNYAFVNVVPEIQRVNGIAQARILGSRQYAMRIWLNPERMRAYKVSTEEVLKAIEEQSIIGRPGRLGQSTGVTAQSKEYVLVYEGWYNKPEQYENIIIRANSEGELLRIKDIGTVDLNSEFWNIYSDKDGLPSASIVLNQNYGTNASKVIEDVKKKLKELKETFPEGMDYEINYDVSRFLDASIHKVLHTLMEAFVLVALVTFVFLGDWRSTLIPILSIPVSLIGTFAVMQAFELSINLITLFALVLAIGIVVDDAIVVVEAVHAKMEAEHLSPYQASKKVLGEIGGAIIAITLIMISVFVPISFMSGPVGVFYRQFGITMASAILISALVALSLAPVLCGMILKNSHGQPKKRTPVSIFIDTFNYFFEKATGRYVKILEKIVTRRVVTFLAFVGFSIGIYGVNLNLPAGFIPGEDQGMIYAIIQTPPGSTIETTNKVARELEELAKGIEGVKSVSSLAGYEVLTEGRGSNAGTCIINLKDWEERKNTVQDIIKELEEKSKDFGAIIEFFEPPPVPGYGASSGLALRLLDKSDVIDYQQFDKITQDFLMQLKKRKELTGLFTFYAANFPQYELVIDNKLAMQKHVSIAKAMENLDIMIGSTYEQGFIRFNNFFKVYAQALPEYRRYPSDILNYFVKNEEGEMVPYSSFMTMKKTQGPNEITRYNLYNSAVIRAAPAKGYTSGDAIEAVKEVAAATLPRGYDIAWEGLSFDEAARGNEAVIVFMVVIVFVYLVLAGQYESFILPLAVLCSLPAGIFGSYFLLKLAGLANDVYSQIALIMLIGLLGKNAVLIVEFAVQRHSQGLSVKDAAIEGAKARFRPILMTSFAFIAGLIPLVKATGAGAIGNRTIGTASMGGMLFGTVVGVVLIPGLYYLFGKIIEGRSLIRNEDSEPFTETYHYTRDDLDE; encoded by the coding sequence ATGTTTGGCACTTTTATCAATAGACCGGTGATGGCGATATCGCTGTCACTATTGATCGTGTTCATGGGCTTTTTATCGATCAAATCATTGCCGGTATCACAGTTTCCAGATATTGCCCCGCCCCGCGTCACCGTCACACTGTCATTCCCTGGTGCCAGTGCAGACGTGTTAGTGAAATCGTCCATCATCACCATCGAACGTGCGATCAATGGCGTTCCCGGCATGAAATACATGGTTTCCGCTGCGACGAGCGCTGGGGAAGCAACAATCCAGATCCTATTCGATCTGGGAATCGATCCTCTGCAAGCCATGATCGACGTCAAGACTCGGTTGGATACAACCATGAGTCGCCTTCCACAGTTGGTAACACTCGAAGGCGTCTGGGTCCAACGTATCCAGCCAAGCATGCTCATGTATATCAATCTGTTCAGCAAAGATAGGAACGCAGATCAAAAATTCCTTTTCAATTATGCATTCGTGAATGTCGTTCCCGAAATCCAACGTGTAAATGGAATAGCACAGGCCAGGATTTTGGGTAGCCGCCAATATGCCATGCGAATATGGCTGAACCCTGAACGAATGAGAGCTTATAAGGTTTCAACTGAGGAAGTACTAAAAGCCATCGAAGAGCAAAGCATTATCGGCCGACCTGGCAGATTAGGACAGAGCACTGGCGTCACCGCCCAATCGAAAGAATATGTTTTAGTATATGAGGGCTGGTACAACAAGCCCGAGCAATATGAGAATATTATTATAAGGGCTAATTCAGAAGGTGAACTGTTGCGTATAAAGGATATCGGCACCGTTGATCTGAATAGTGAGTTTTGGAACATCTACTCGGATAAGGATGGCCTTCCTTCGGCCTCGATCGTCCTCAATCAAAACTACGGCACCAACGCCAGCAAAGTAATCGAAGATGTAAAGAAGAAACTGAAAGAATTGAAGGAAACTTTTCCGGAAGGAATGGATTATGAAATCAATTACGACGTTTCCCGATTTCTGGATGCCTCTATCCACAAAGTTCTTCATACATTGATGGAAGCCTTCGTGTTAGTCGCACTGGTTACGTTTGTTTTCCTGGGTGACTGGCGCTCAACGTTGATTCCAATCCTTTCTATTCCTGTCTCGTTGATTGGTACGTTTGCCGTCATGCAGGCTTTCGAACTATCGATCAACCTGATCACGCTATTCGCCCTGGTACTCGCCATCGGCATTGTGGTCGACGATGCCATCGTCGTAGTCGAAGCCGTACATGCCAAGATGGAAGCAGAACACCTCTCCCCCTATCAGGCATCCAAAAAGGTTCTAGGCGAAATCGGCGGCGCCATCATTGCCATCACATTGATAATGATATCAGTGTTCGTACCTATTTCCTTCATGAGCGGACCTGTGGGGGTGTTTTATCGACAGTTTGGTATTACTATGGCGTCCGCGATCCTCATTTCTGCCTTAGTCGCGCTATCACTTGCACCAGTCCTCTGTGGCATGATTTTAAAAAATAGCCACGGGCAACCAAAAAAGCGAACTCCTGTCAGCATCTTCATTGATACTTTCAATTATTTTTTTGAAAAGGCAACCGGCCGATACGTCAAAATTCTAGAAAAGATCGTCACTCGCCGTGTAGTGACGTTTCTTGCCTTTGTAGGATTCTCTATTGGTATTTATGGGGTTAATCTTAACTTACCCGCAGGCTTCATTCCTGGCGAAGATCAAGGGATGATATACGCGATAATTCAAACCCCCCCAGGATCGACAATAGAAACCACCAACAAGGTTGCTCGTGAACTTGAGGAACTGGCTAAAGGAATCGAAGGCGTCAAGTCCGTTTCATCACTTGCCGGATATGAGGTTCTCACTGAGGGCCGAGGATCAAACGCAGGCACATGTATCATCAACCTGAAAGATTGGGAAGAGCGCAAGAATACTGTACAGGACATCATCAAGGAACTAGAGGAGAAATCCAAGGATTTTGGAGCGATCATTGAATTTTTTGAACCCCCGCCCGTACCCGGTTACGGCGCCTCATCAGGTCTAGCGTTAAGATTGCTTGATAAGTCAGACGTTATTGATTATCAGCAATTTGATAAAATTACTCAAGATTTTCTTATGCAATTAAAGAAGCGCAAGGAGTTGACCGGACTATTTACTTTCTACGCAGCTAATTTTCCCCAATATGAGCTTGTAATAGATAATAAGCTTGCGATGCAAAAACATGTATCCATAGCCAAAGCCATGGAAAATCTCGACATCATGATTGGGAGCACCTACGAGCAAGGGTTTATTCGCTTCAACAATTTTTTTAAAGTATATGCACAGGCACTTCCAGAATACCGTAGATACCCTTCCGATATTCTAAATTATTTTGTCAAGAACGAAGAAGGTGAAATGGTGCCTTACTCGTCATTCATGACGATGAAAAAGACCCAAGGACCGAATGAAATCACCCGTTACAACCTTTATAATTCCGCAGTTATTCGGGCGGCTCCAGCAAAAGGATATACTTCTGGAGATGCTATCGAAGCCGTCAAAGAGGTCGCAGCAGCGACGCTTCCACGGGGTTATGACATCGCATGGGAGGGGTTGTCGTTCGACGAGGCGGCCCGAGGCAATGAAGCAGTCATCGTTTTCATGGTCGTCATTGTATTCGTTTATCTCGTTCTCGCAGGTCAGTATGAAAGCTTTATCTTGCCCTTGGCTGTGCTGTGTTCCCTGCCTGCAGGCATCTTTGGCTCCTATTTCTTACTGAAACTGGCAGGGCTCGCTAATGATGTGTATTCACAAATAGCGCTGATAATGCTTATTGGCTTATTAGGGAAAAATGCTGTACTTATTGTAGAGTTTGCTGTTCAGCGACACAGTCAGGGGTTATCCGTCAAGGACGCAGCCATCGAAGGAGCAAAAGCGCGCTTCCGTCCTATCCTAATGACTTCGTTTGCTTTTATCGCAGGTTTGATACCCTTGGTGAAGGCCACGGGCGCGGGCGCAATAGGAAACCGCACTATCGGAACAGCATCAATGGGCGGAATGCTATTCGGAACCGTCGTAGGCGTCGTCCTGATACCTGGGCTCTATTACCTGTTTGGCAAGATAATTGAAGGTAGATCCTTAATCAGAAACGAAGACAGCGAACCTTTTACCGAAACTTATCATTACACCAGGGATGACCTTGATGAGTAA
- a CDS encoding polysaccharide pyruvyl transferase family protein yields the protein MQDELLTIARTCKGDESLYNDATGRVRTELCKPVLEHILGSKIPFDNFWYFQNLDAWRVFCTQADFYLGDRFHGGIVAMQAGISAIFIWNDQRARELTDFFALPNISVADIGDAKAHDLVDHLLTQQAFTEFRDTYKQRLDLFARTLGEHGLRLDIGDQYSTPKRHNARQIVHKAYNKFFPRFN from the coding sequence ATGCAGGACGAGCTCCTGACCATCGCACGCACCTGCAAGGGCGACGAAAGTCTGTACAACGATGCGACCGGTCGAGTCCGGACGGAGCTTTGCAAGCCGGTATTGGAGCATATTCTTGGCAGCAAGATTCCATTCGACAATTTCTGGTATTTTCAAAATCTTGATGCATGGCGGGTTTTCTGCACCCAAGCGGATTTCTATCTCGGGGATCGGTTCCATGGCGGGATAGTGGCCATGCAAGCCGGAATATCAGCCATTTTTATCTGGAACGATCAACGTGCTCGCGAACTGACCGACTTTTTTGCACTGCCGAATATTTCTGTTGCCGACATCGGCGACGCCAAAGCGCACGACCTGGTCGATCACTTACTCACCCAGCAAGCATTCACGGAGTTCCGAGACACATATAAGCAACGGCTGGATCTTTTCGCACGCACTCTCGGCGAGCATGGACTCCGTCTTGATATTGGCGATCAATACTCCACACCCAAAAGACATAATGCGCGACAAATCGTCCATAAGGCATACAATAAATTTTTTCCCCGGTTCAATTGA
- a CDS encoding bile acid:sodium symporter family protein, with translation MHPKHHCVEKVAHICHRHFIWILITSYFMASLFPDFGIWIREVKLGSTTLLHGTLEFSVPSLMLSLLLFNAGLSIRTEDFKRLGRRPSVLLGGLCGNLVTPLAFLVGVSFIMSFWHNPEEAQDILVGLALIMSMPIAGASTAWTQNANGNLVLSLGLILLTTLLSPITSPLVLHTAGFVTSGDHSEDLHEFASNSVTTFLGVWVILPSLLGILMHRFVFKQSPAVAKSGIRLINYILLLLLNYSNASLTLPDALSHPDIDLIVIMLIIVILLCTLGFYTGYLIAKVFHLDRKDMASLMFGLGMNNNGAGLVLVSIAMADHSQVMLPILFYNLVQHFVASFVNSIAFRSGAESYQST, from the coding sequence ATGCACCCAAAACATCACTGCGTTGAAAAAGTAGCACACATATGCCACCGGCATTTCATTTGGATTCTCATCACTTCCTATTTTATGGCATCCCTATTTCCTGATTTTGGCATCTGGATTCGCGAAGTCAAATTAGGCAGCACCACTTTGCTGCATGGAACACTGGAATTCTCCGTTCCGTCTTTGATGCTATCTTTATTGCTGTTCAATGCTGGTTTGAGCATCAGAACCGAAGACTTCAAACGGCTGGGACGCAGGCCGTCGGTGTTGTTGGGAGGTCTGTGCGGCAACCTGGTCACGCCGCTAGCTTTCCTCGTCGGGGTCAGCTTTATCATGAGCTTTTGGCATAATCCGGAAGAAGCCCAAGATATTCTTGTCGGTCTTGCATTGATAATGTCCATGCCAATTGCCGGAGCGTCTACTGCATGGACGCAAAACGCTAATGGTAATCTTGTATTAAGTCTCGGTTTGATATTGCTCACGACATTACTCAGCCCGATAACATCGCCGCTAGTCCTCCATACAGCCGGCTTTGTTACCAGCGGTGATCATTCTGAGGATTTACATGAATTTGCCTCGAATAGCGTAACGACGTTTCTAGGCGTTTGGGTCATCTTGCCATCTTTACTTGGCATCTTAATGCATCGGTTCGTTTTCAAACAATCTCCCGCGGTGGCGAAGTCCGGTATCAGGCTCATCAACTATATTCTCCTGTTGTTACTGAACTATTCCAATGCATCACTAACCCTACCCGACGCACTTTCTCATCCCGATATCGACCTTATCGTTATCATGTTGATAATCGTAATATTGCTGTGCACCCTTGGGTTTTACACCGGCTATTTAATAGCGAAGGTTTTTCATCTAGATCGTAAGGACATGGCATCGCTGATGTTTGGTCTTGGCATGAATAATAATGGCGCAGGACTGGTATTGGTTTCAATCGCCATGGCTGATCACTCGCAGGTCATGTTGCCTATCTTGTTTTATAATCTCGTTCAGCATTTTGTCGCTTCATTCGTTAATTCCATCGCGTTTCGGTCTGGAGCGGAATCGTACCAATCGACCTAG
- a CDS encoding TolC family protein: protein MSKAVFRFIAVLVLLTLQACGIPDMTTRTADVHLPNQFKTEPTEKSNSATVRWNDFFEDENLLSLLEIAVANNKEINIMMQRISAAENEIQARRGAYLPFIRTGAAAGGEKPGDYTFNGAVERNLPLAGNPFPTFVGDYQFGLTSTWEIDIWRKLRNATEVAMLEYMATMEGKNFLITNLIAEVARSYYELVTLDNQLENLDQNIAIQQNALRIVKELQKFARADALAIKRYEAEVAKNQSKRYEIKQQIVVVENRINYLLGRTPQPIKRTSSGFLDLEPKLINTGIPSQLLLNRPDIRKAELELAAAQLNIEVARAEFFPSFGIRAGVGFDAFAMKYLINTPESLAAYVAGELVAPLVNKNAIIANFKTANVKQVQSAFEYEKSIINAYVEVLNQISNIENMRKSFNLKKNQVDHLVKSIDISIQLFKSARTFYLDVLTTQRDALEAKRELIETKQKQMFAMVDLYKSLGGGWR, encoded by the coding sequence ATGAGTAAGGCTGTATTTCGTTTCATCGCTGTCCTGGTGTTGTTGACGTTACAAGCCTGCGGAATTCCTGATATGACGACCAGGACGGCAGACGTACACTTGCCAAATCAGTTCAAGACCGAGCCGACCGAAAAATCGAATTCTGCAACCGTCAGATGGAACGACTTCTTCGAAGATGAAAACCTTTTGAGTCTTCTGGAAATTGCCGTTGCCAACAACAAGGAAATCAATATCATGATGCAGCGTATCAGCGCTGCGGAAAACGAGATTCAGGCGAGGCGTGGTGCGTACCTACCTTTCATCAGAACCGGCGCTGCCGCCGGGGGAGAAAAACCTGGCGACTATACCTTCAATGGGGCAGTCGAACGCAATCTTCCGCTTGCGGGTAATCCGTTTCCGACATTTGTAGGCGACTATCAGTTCGGGCTGACCTCTACATGGGAAATCGACATCTGGAGAAAACTTCGAAACGCTACCGAGGTAGCCATGCTCGAGTACATGGCGACCATGGAAGGGAAGAACTTCCTCATCACGAATCTCATAGCCGAAGTGGCGCGGTCGTACTATGAACTCGTTACGCTGGATAATCAGCTAGAAAATCTCGATCAGAACATAGCGATTCAACAGAATGCATTGCGAATCGTCAAAGAACTTCAGAAGTTTGCAAGAGCAGACGCACTCGCCATCAAACGTTACGAAGCTGAAGTGGCTAAAAACCAAAGTAAAAGGTATGAGATCAAGCAGCAAATCGTCGTCGTAGAAAATCGGATCAATTACTTGCTCGGTCGGACGCCGCAGCCGATCAAGCGGACATCTTCAGGCTTTCTGGATCTCGAACCCAAACTCATCAACACCGGTATTCCATCACAGTTGCTTCTGAACAGACCCGATATCAGAAAGGCTGAGCTGGAGTTGGCTGCAGCCCAACTGAATATCGAAGTTGCGAGGGCTGAGTTTTTTCCTTCTTTCGGCATTAGAGCCGGAGTTGGATTTGACGCATTTGCAATGAAATATCTTATCAATACGCCGGAATCATTGGCAGCCTATGTTGCGGGCGAATTGGTCGCCCCCCTGGTAAATAAAAATGCCATCATAGCCAATTTTAAGACCGCTAACGTAAAGCAGGTTCAATCCGCTTTCGAATATGAAAAATCTATTATCAACGCCTATGTTGAAGTTTTGAACCAGATTTCGAATATCGAGAATATGCGTAAAAGCTTCAACCTAAAAAAGAACCAAGTGGACCATTTGGTCAAGTCGATCGATATTTCTATTCAACTCTTCAAATCTGCAAGAACGTTTTATCTTGACGTATTGACGACTCAGCGGGATGCCCTCGAAGCCAAACGCGAATTGATTGAAACAAAACAAAAACAGATGTTTGCAATGGTCGATCTTTACAAGTCACTCGGTGGGGGCTGGCGATGA
- a CDS encoding polysaccharide pyruvyl transferase family protein: protein MRLPRVLFTRLPTDTRYPFEGQLPFSDSMPRPARTSLRNIETNVSLTENTGNMLIGESLSRILEIDRARSCHLNLTRLLALGWSAERIRDEIRKHFDLVVFLMANAIRQDFDLGDLADAVSALETDLMVFGIGMQDSLPPTLSTLPEGSQRLLYLFDQKALIFGVRGRETENWLHSVGFSRAKALGCPSLYVYPQNMLAVAPPLRGKHCHSDCLWTPH from the coding sequence ATGCGATTGCCCCGTGTTCTTTTTACACGCCTTCCGACAGACACTCGCTATCCATTCGAAGGCCAACTGCCTTTTTCGGACAGCATGCCACGCCCGGCCCGAACATCCTTACGTAATATAGAAACGAATGTTTCGCTCACCGAAAATACCGGTAACATGCTTATCGGCGAGTCACTGAGCCGAATCCTTGAAATTGACCGTGCCCGATCCTGCCATCTAAACCTCACGCGACTACTGGCACTAGGATGGAGTGCTGAGCGTATACGGGACGAAATCCGCAAACACTTCGATCTAGTTGTGTTCCTTATGGCAAATGCTATCAGGCAGGATTTCGACCTGGGCGACCTTGCCGATGCTGTCAGCGCACTCGAAACCGACCTCATGGTTTTCGGCATCGGCATGCAGGATTCTCTACCTCCGACACTTTCGACCTTACCCGAAGGTTCGCAACGGCTGTTGTACCTATTTGACCAGAAGGCACTGATCTTCGGAGTGCGAGGAAGAGAAACGGAAAATTGGCTCCATAGCGTGGGATTCAGTCGCGCAAAAGCACTTGGATGCCCGAGCCTTTATGTGTATCCGCAGAATATGCTTGCCGTGGCCCCCCCCCTCAGGGGGAAACACTGCCACAGCGATTGCCTCTGGACACCTCACTAA